Part of the Strix aluco isolate bStrAlu1 chromosome 32, bStrAlu1.hap1, whole genome shotgun sequence genome is shown below.
CTTGGGCGCATCCCACCCCGGGGCTCCGTGTTGGTGAAGCCAATGAGTCGTTAGGACAAACGGCTGTGCCGAGCTGGGGGGAAGCTTTGGCACAAGTCGGAGCCCTTTGACACTCAGCGCCGGTGATTTCCAagtcaaatgacagaatttggTTGCCCGCACTGTGGAAAGGAGCCGGGAGCTGCTTTACCTTGTCCAAGAGGTGGCAGAAACTCTCTTCTTGTCTCCTCATCCTCGCCAGGGACTTGTCTCGAGGTCCTGAGAAGAGCCCTGAGAGGTGGTTTGTGCACAAACTCCATTTCAAGCCTGGGAACGAGGAGAAGACACCGCCGTGACCCAGAGCACCACCAGCCCTTGCCGCTCGCCGTGCTCACCGGCAGATTTTGGCATTGCtgtaaagactgtttttttccccaactctacCATGTTTTTCCCCAAGTCCACCATGCCCCATCCCCAAGCACAGTCCTGGGAAAAGGAGTCACCCAGCAAAGAGTCCAGGCCACCATGGGAAGGAAGTGTTGCCTAAATTCCTTGGTCCTACCCATCAAATCTGCCTTATGGGAGCGACCACGGCCTGGGGACATCAAGAGTCACTGCCGGGTGTCCCCATGGGAGGACACCCGTGGGGTCACAAGGAGCAAATGTCACCTTGAAAGCGGCTACAGCCGCCAACGTACTCACTCGGGAAAGATGACGACATGGCCAGAGAAACTCAGGGAGGCCACAGGTACCATCCGGGACACCACCATGTCCAGCAGGCGGGGGACCTGTAATGGAGGAGCTCCAAGATGGTGGGATGTCCTCAACATGGCTGTGAGGCCATATTGGAGGAGCTTGAGGCAGGGAGAGTTGGTAGGACCATCAACTCTCACCTGGCCGTGTCCTGCCGGGCCACCGCCATGGGACTGCCCACGTGCGCCACGGAAAAACAGAATCACTGACCTTGAAAATCACTTGTTCcaagttctccttcccagacaacaTCTCCAGGATGTCGTAGTAGAACTTCATTTGCACCATTGTGCCTTCAATGAGGAGCACCCCGATGTCCCTCAGGACGAAGGCAacgttctcccccttccccaggcagtaaGAGAGGAGGGACACGGTGCCCTGGATGCAGCCCGCCGCTTTCTGCCGGGACACCGAGGCGGCTGCGGCCACCTTGGAGTATTTGAGGGGCTCCAGCTCCttgttgcctgaaaaaaaccacacgaGAGGGGTGGAGACGTTCACCCAGTGGCCCTTCCGCAGGCGCTTCCCAAGGCAAAACGATCGTTGCCtcccccagaaagaaaaaaaacccaaattttggGCTCTGCTCCACAGACGGGGAGTCACTTCCGAGAAGCTtctcagccccagggaagggacaCGATGACCGTGAAGCCAACCGGGGTTTAATCCGCCATCTTACCGGGCAGGTAGGCCTTGTTGTCCGACAGGTTGCGGACCACGACGAGGTTTCTGGCCGGGCGAAAGACGGGCCTGTGGATAGTCACGGCCTCCTCTCCAACCTGGATCTGTCTGGAGACAACGTCGAAGCAGCCGAGGGCGGGAATTCGGACACCctggaacagaagagaaggaaggacccAAGGGTGAGGACGgcagagggaagagctggaggtggccctgACCAGGGATGGTGCGTTGGGATGGATCCTGCCCGCTCCCGCTTGGGGAGGACACGCTGAGTCCTCCCCCTCTGAAAaagtcagggcaggagcagcctggagaagaatttgaaatcCAACCGCTGgtctatttgaaatagattttaaggcctagtgaaacGTGTTCGGGACTGAGCGATCTCGTCGTATTACCAAGGCACCGGGGtgctgctcaacaggcctgaaaagtgttcttagcccGCTTCTTGGATAGTCCCGACCCAAGGCTGCtctaaaacccagtcaagctaatCCTATGGAGGCACTTTtaacaaaggatgattaattgactaaacacaggggggttgctagattaagagaatttaggatATCGAAACTGCTCACTCTACCTAAGCTTTTCGTAGAACATCTTGgagtctttctcagaattgtgtgagataataatatcataaataactaataactaagaaaagatgagaatcaagaactaaaaggttgAGTGGAAACTTCCAAAGACTTTGGACTCAGGTAATAGATTCAGATACAGTATATAAACGGTGCAAGTCTTTGGGACAttggccactcactgaggtgttggcccaactctgagttgtcaaTAAAGCTAAGCCTAGAGATTCTTTAACAAGCCCGAGGGCATTCGGGGGGTCTCCAGTGCCCAGGATCAGCCCTGaggtccaccaccacctcccagaggCGATACCACCCTGGCACAAGCCCTGTTTGTCCCCAGCGGGGACTTTTGGGGTGAGTTTCCCACtttctgaggagggaagagaaacgacaggccgtgccccggggccgcggggactCCCCAGCCCTCTGGGCGGACGAGGAGGATGCGGGTGTCACCCCACCTTgcgcagcagcagctgttcttgaATGCAGCCGGCCACCGCGTCCCAGACGGCTCTTcgctctggaaaacaaaggaaaaccaggtCACGCTCCACGTCCACCAGCTCTCAACCCTCCAATGTCCCCCTGAGCTCTGGCGCATTGAAGACcgcggtggggagaaacacaaaaaacatggtgaagaaagtgcagggtgcgctgctgccgctgttcttccacaccaacgagaagatcgagagcgtggccaaggtcagagatcagtgactggtgtcacggggaagggcgtgctgacaccacgggggtggcctggccgtgagggacaatgggattgtgtgtcaccgcagggtcccgctgCGCCGGTCCCACCTCCACCGGCCTCCTCcccccctgctgcagagctggagggggaggtgggggccccccagcccagaggaagggtccctgcagccccagcaccagcagggccggagaactgggcacagacatttccctgctcagcagcggcccatggccaccgagcacacgagtccccacgggctctgtgtgctttgagcccccatccctgtcccccagggctgtgcccaaagaccccccggggggctggggagacACCCCTCATGGGAGAGggcttggtgaggacaacccccaaagccccgggccgggctggacgggggctgcagccgtgccgtggggggggctgtgccgctctgcatcgctgccctgctccagccccgctgctccagctgcatcctccttccctgccctccagcacgcaCCCCCCAAGCGCAAAAACGAACGCAGGAAAGGCTTTTGCCTTTACAATCCTTTCATCCCTGTCTCCTGATTACGCTTCCCTCTACTGCTGCCCAAATCCAGATGGTTTATGCTTTGGGCCATTTGTTTCACGtacagaaactttgttttctgcctcttcttttcttccatgatTTGATATTTCTCAGCACgacacagttctgctgctgtgttcactGGTAACATTCTTACCTGCCCACGCTCTGCGCTGGGTTTCTGTCCAGCTCCAAATCCAGGCTGCTATGACAGAAACTCCGAGTTAGTTTCTcacatttggaaaacttccctTCTGTAACTGTCAGTGAGGCTTGAAACTGCCCCCACTGGCTGATAGACCAAACCCTTTCTCATGGTTACTCAAGGAGGTTGTGGGGTCTGATGTCTTTACACTCAAGTTTCATGGCTGTCTTCATCAGCAAATAATAGTAATATGGGGTAAAtagtaaataaaagtaaatatgggggaagcagcagcaggcagagaattcactctgAGAATGAACCATTTCCTCTGAACCAAAACACTACTGGGACCAGAGGTTACAGCGtctgcattttgtagaagttTTGTAAGGTTCTTGGGAAGATTATCCCTATGTTGTGACTACAGAGGAAGGGAATTTGCCTGCAGCGGAGCAATCTGCCAAAGCAAGTTttggcagaactgggaggaggtgaaacactgaaaccccAAAAGTGTGCTGCCCCCGAATCCCGTTGCACTGTACCTGGGGAGCAGGTGGCATTCGACCTACACACGTGCTCTGGTGTGTATCTCCCACGGGGCTGCCAGCAAGCCAGAGAGAACAGAGGGAAGTGCAGAATGTTTCTAGAGAAAGATGCAAGAATACGtggttaaaaaccaaaataaactaaaaaagaaatactgtactgaAGAAAGTACTAGTTAACAAGGAGCAGTGGGAATAAATGGATGAAAGGGAACATTTGCGACGGCCTGGAAAGGCTACTCAAAGAAAAGGCAACACTTTTAGCACAggtcacctcctcccctccacccgcGGTTTCGAAACCTACTTTGTAAAACCCAATTATGTGTTTCCTTCCCCGGATGAGGcatttccccatcctccttcacCCAGAATGCCTGTTCAGTTCATGAGAACCGTGCTGCCTTTTGACGAGAGCATCCGAGAGAACCAGGCTGTCCCTCAGCACCCTGCATGTGGTTCCCTGCGTTCAGCCCACTGCAGTCACTCACGTCACGCTGGaatctgttcagttttctctgtctttctgcacaTCCCAGCCCCCACTGCATTAGTGCTAGGAAGGCTGACGAGTGTGGAAAGATCTGTCAGCATAGTTTTTAAATGCCCAGCTCACAtcattgcaattttctttgcagatttagGAGGGAACTGCTCAGGTTCAAAGGGTGATCGCAGCTCGTGATCGTGTTGCCAAATATAAGGCTCAGAGCAATGTATCCAGCacggctggtgctgctgcagtgctctgtgctctcAGGGAAGAGGATTGTAGTGCATTTCTCAAGGCAATTAGAAAGGTGTGggaaaaaccccttttccttcaagaaagggaaaataaaatcttttcattgGGCACACAGTTAAGCACTACTTCTGTACTCCCCGCCCATTCCCTCCCTTCACTCCTTCTGACTAACAAACTCGctgatttctaaacatttctgaattccaAACTCATTGGCTGTTGTCTTGCCCCACTCGCTTGCTCTTAAATCTTTGGCTTTTGGTGGGAGAAGAGGTAAaaaacttctctgtaaaatttaTACGACCAAAACGGGaacaaaattattagtttttattGCCTGCGATGGCATCTAGCACGTAACACGGAATGGGACTTGAGGTGTTTCCGCGTTGTTCAGAATGATACGGATTTGCCTCCACTGTGTTATCACCGGAGTTTGGGTGGATAGCAAATTAGGGAATCTCAGGGAAATCGATGCCGCTCCCTCAGGAATCCCACGTTGCAGCACACTGTCTCTAGGTCACCACTTGCTAAGGGAAATATGCGAACACTGGGGTTTTGTGGCCTCTAGAAACTTGCTTCTGTTAAACAATTGAAAGCGACTACATCTTCCCTTCTGGACCTTTCCAGAACATACAGTCTCATAAAGTACACCACAGACGGGGGTTATTCTTCTCAAACGGTGCCCACATTATCCATATTTTACACACACTCAGGAGTCAGTATGAACAAAAACTAGTTCTGGTTTTCACAGGGCTTCTCTTGAGGGACAAACCCATCTCACTCACCTGAATGCAGCAAAGACAGGAATTGTCATTCGGTGCGTTTATCTCCGGGCCTCAAAGGAACCTGTAACACACATGAAGAAAACCCTTGTTTTCTTGGGCTTTAAGCAAGATGACTTCTTTAGGGATGAATGGGAAGTACAGCTCTCGAGAAACACAGACACGTGTTTTCATCAGCGTGGGAAAAAACAAGTATGAtcactcagttttaaatgtgttttcattctgaCTGATCCCGCAGCAAAGAACCTGGAGGAAATGgccttattttcagtttcaacaaTGCTGGAAAGGGCAAGAAATGAGAACCTGACAGCACCACgggttttcactgtaaaattagaTGATCAAAGTGTTATTTCTGGCCGTCATTGCTGCATCCtatgaaaaatctctttataagcagagagctggggttgcttttattccctttgctCGTCACATCATTTCAATTGTATTTCAGGCAAACTGCCCAGTGCCTGCAGTGTGCCACAGCCCGCAGCCCCCGAacagccctcccagctctgcagcaccaaggCTGCGCTGGGTCGCTTTTCAGGAGTTAGATACTATCCAGTAGGAACAGATTATCAGCTTCAGAGAGCGTGGCCTCTCTCACTGCTACGCTTCTTAAGCGAGTAAATGTTCAGTCAGGACGATTCAAGTGAAAGCGGGCACCTTCTCCTTGAGAATGACTTACAGCATCACAGTTATTTCACGTCTGGTATATTTACCCCTGTTACTCCTTTCCATCAGTATATATACTTAACTGCATTTCTCGAGAAGGaggaattttattgctttttaccttGGATAGGCCCTTCTGTCAGTGCTGGCAGAATGCACCTTCCCCGGCCTTCCTGGGGAATCGCTCGGCGCTGCTGAGGCCGCCCCcgagtgctgtgtccagcgctGGGATCCCCAGGACAAGAGAGGCggggacagactggagagagtccGGGGATGGGCCACGAAGGGGATGGAGCACGAGGCTGAGCGAGCCGGGGctgtgcagcctgtggaaggctcagggggatcttggCAATGTGCACCAACACCCGATGGGATGGAAGGAGGCAGACGGAGCCACGCACTCCTCAGCAGCGCCCACcaacagggcaagaggcaacgggcacaaatgaaacacataaaaccccacctgcacacaagaaaacacactttttgttACTGCGAGGGtgggtcaaacactggcacaggctgcacagagaggctgtggagtctccagccttggagtTACTCAAAATCCAACCGGACATGGTCCTGCACAACTGGCTCTGCTGGCGCAGGGGGGGTGGACTCGATGACCTCCAGAgaccccttcccacctcaactcCTCagggaattcacagaatcacagaactagctgcgttggaaaagcccttgaagatcctccagtccagccatgaacctccccctgaccgttcccaactccaccagatccctcagcgctgggtcaacccgactcttcaacccctccagggatggggactccccccctgccctgggcagcccattccaacgcccaacaaccccttctgcaaagaaatccttcctaagagccagtctgaccctgctgcGAAATTCATTTCCCTTCCCTGGCCCCGCTCCCTGCTGCAAAATTCCTTCGCAGCCGCTCACCCAAACGCCCTCGCTCCACCACGGCCCTGGCAGCCCCGCTCTGAACGCGGCGCCGGGCGGTACAAATCCTGTCGCCAGGTGCAAAGTCTGAGTTGCTTAAGGAAGAGCTTCATGGCGGTGAACTGCCACTGACTGCCCTGCGGGAAGATGAGTGCTGTGCCACGCCGGACAAGTATCggctggaaaaaaacacccaacccgcCTTGAAAACCCCGCAAAAAACCCAACGCACCCCGCAACGCCTCAAACCCCTCCCCCAGAGccctccccccatcccacccccaccgcccaaaataaagaagcaaagagaccttattgcctgtgctctgtgccagcAGCGTTACACACACTTTCCCTTGGACTCTCCGAAGGGTGTTTCCGCGCGGCGCGGATCGCAGCTGCAGGGCCCAACACCGGGAAGTCACCCCGCACGCAGCCTCACGGGCTGAACTGGGCAGAAAAAGGGTTTATTTGTGAGAGGAAGCGCGGCTGcacggccctgccccgcggctgGCTCCGGCGCCGGGCTCTGCTCAGAGCCGCGGCTTCCGGGCGGGGTCCTGCCGTGCCCGGGGCGTCCCTGTGCCCGCCGGCACGCGCGGGTCAGGCGCTGGGCCGGGCACCTCTAGCGGGGGCCTTGCcggagctgccccggccccgccccgccccgggacgCTCTttccgccggcggcggcggcggcggcgcgtgcAGGTACCGCGCGGCGCGTgcagggcccggccggggccgccggcgcctgggcctggggaggggcggggggtcTCCGGGCCCGGCCGCTCGTcccagcggggcgggggagccggcagcggggctgagcgggcGATCGGCTGCCGGGGGAAGAAGCGGCGGGTGCTCGGAGGGGAATCGGTGCCTCTGCTCGGGCACTGAGCTCGGTGCGTGCGGcctcggcagggccggggggaggaaACGCGGCGAGAAGTGTCTGAGGGGCAGAAACGAACTCGGTACCTTCCGGGGCAAAAACCGCAGCGGGCAGAGCTGTTGAGGTTCATCTGCTAAagaagctgccagctctgggaacactgtgctgctgaagctccTCCACTGGTGATGTTGTCTGCGCTCACCATGAATTCTGCAGCGGCTTCTCCGAATATTCCTTAGCTACGGGTGTTACTGGGGTTTTGTAGACAAGCGCTTTGGGGTTTTCCGAATGCTTCTCGGTGCACGTTGAGGTGAAAGATGCGTCTGGCCAGAGGAAGAGGCAAGGTTTGGATTCTCTAGATACTGATttgcacagaaatacagattgctgtgtattaaattatgtttaaataatgaGGGAGCAATTGTATGGAATGTACAGTTACGGACCAGTTTTGATGCATGTGGAGTGTGTTTACACTCTAGTACCGTACAAAAGAAGTCTTGTGGTAGTCTGTTGCGATGTTGTGCtcctcaaatctgctttttttcctctgtttagctGGAGATTTCTGTTCAGCGGGTATTTCTCTGGTGTGCACTTTCCCCCGAGCAAAAGGGCTCAGTCTCAGTCTTGTTGCCCACAGCTAGCTCCGCCGTAGCTGAAATGTCTCaccatctcttctgtctcctgttttctctctcaggggCCCCGTGGTGAAGAACAGTCCCCAGAGGGCTCTGGTGCTCGCAGACAGCGGCTTGATGGCTTGTGCCGTGTCCCTCTGGTGCCGTCCCCAGGAGCGGGTGAGTGGCGTCACACCGCAATAAGGCAGCGtcctgctttgggaagaaagtgtGCTGGGTTGGAAGCCCTTGGGCAGGCCGGGAGGAGGCTGCCTTCCCGGGTCAGGGCTGAGCGCTGGCCTGTCTTACCTGATGTGGAGTTGATGTCTGCCCCCGCTTTAGCTCTAGAACTACTCTGAGAGCCGGGGAGCTCCGGTTCCCTTAGGCTGTGTCCTTGGAGCTTTCCCACGCTGTGGCATCCCGTTGGCGT
Proteins encoded:
- the LOC141916932 gene encoding uncharacterized protein LOC141916932 isoform X1, giving the protein MTIPVFAAFRNILHFPLFSLACWQPRGRYTPEHVCRSNATCSPAAWIWSWTETQRRAWAERRAVWDAVAGCIQEQLLLRKGVRIPALGCFDVVSRQIQVGEEAVTIHRPVFRPARNLVVVRNLSDNKAYLPGNKELEPLKYSKVAAAASVSRQKAAGCIQGTVSLLSYCLGKGENVAFVLRDIGVLLIEGTMVQMKFYYDILEMLSGKENLEQVIFKVPRLLDMVVSRMVPVASLSFSGHVVIFPELEMEFVHKPPLRALLRTSRQVPGEDEETRREFLPPLGQVPVGCPGFAAPSSPNQEPPQFQEMTEQKKRKKIKSSVRQQPVILGDSSGEKQPGTGQAKGKAALKDRASRQSRAQAQAATAQSCGGGGGGKGKGGGWGGQVRRGQGMVEKCWQLQRPGKPSPPLLRRPRTSEHPS
- the LOC141916932 gene encoding coiled-coil domain-containing protein 81-like isoform X3 encodes the protein MTIPVFAAFRNILHFPLFSLACWQPRGRYTPEHVCRSNATCSPERRAVWDAVAGCIQEQLLLRKGVRIPALGCFDVVSRQIQVGEEAVTIHRPVFRPARNLVVVRNLSDNKAYLPGNKELEPLKYSKVAAAASVSRQKAAGCIQGTVSLLSYCLGKGENVAFVLRDIGVLLIEGTMVQMKFYYDILEMLSGKENLEQVIFKVPRLLDMVVSRMVPVASLSFSGHVVIFPELEMEFVHKPPLRALLRTSRQVPGEDEETRREFLPPLGQVPVGCPGFAAPSSPNQEPPQFQEMTEQKKRKKIKSSVRQQPVILGDSSGEKQPGTGQAKGKAALKDRASRQSRAQAQAATAQSCGGGGGGKGKGGGWGGQVRRGQGMVEKCWQLQRPGKPSPPLLRRPRTSEHPS
- the LOC141916932 gene encoding uncharacterized protein LOC141916932 isoform X2, which translates into the protein MTIPVFAAFRNILHFPLFSLACWQPRGRYTPEHVCRSNATCSPAWIWSWTETQRRAWAERRAVWDAVAGCIQEQLLLRKGVRIPALGCFDVVSRQIQVGEEAVTIHRPVFRPARNLVVVRNLSDNKAYLPGNKELEPLKYSKVAAAASVSRQKAAGCIQGTVSLLSYCLGKGENVAFVLRDIGVLLIEGTMVQMKFYYDILEMLSGKENLEQVIFKVPRLLDMVVSRMVPVASLSFSGHVVIFPELEMEFVHKPPLRALLRTSRQVPGEDEETRREFLPPLGQVPVGCPGFAAPSSPNQEPPQFQEMTEQKKRKKIKSSVRQQPVILGDSSGEKQPGTGQAKGKAALKDRASRQSRAQAQAATAQSCGGGGGGKGKGGGWGGQVRRGQGMVEKCWQLQRPGKPSPPLLRRPRTSEHPS